The genomic stretch TGTAGTGATTCTCGTCGAGCTGGGCCAGGCCGCCTGTCTGGGTGCCGCTGATCAGAAAAGCGCGGTGCTGAGCTGGCGCCTCATAGGGGGGCAAGCGCTGACTGATATTGCCAAAACCGTAACCGCCGTAGCGATCCGATTGCTGTCCGATCAACTGCAGCTGATAGAAAATGCGCCGCCAGGCGTTGATGTCACAGATGATCTCGCTGTCTGCAGGCGCTCCCGGTTCAAACGCCAGGTCGAATTTAATGACTCCTTCATTCTGCATGGAGACCTCTTCATGGAAAGGTGGAACCACACCGACGCACGATTTTTCTTCTCAAGACCGCGATGGGTCTATATAATCCGCGATTCACGGTATTCAATCATCTCGAAACACACAAGGAAAGTCAGTATGGAAAGCTTGAAAGGAAAACAGGTTCGTTACCTACGCTCCCTCGGACATCATCTCAATCCCGTTGTCATGGTCGGCAAAAGCGAGATCAGCGAGACTCTGCTCAGCTCGGTCGACCAAGCGCTGAGCACGCATGAACTGATCAAGGTCAAAATCCAGGAAGGCTGCGACCTGACGCGCCAGGAGGTGGCTGAGATCCTGTCCAGTCGCTGCGGGGCGGCCGTCGTCCAGATTCTCGGAAAAACCATTCTCCTCTATCGCCGCAGCGATGAGCCGAAGATCGACCTGCCCTGAGCCCCTTCACACCCTTTCGTAAGGCTCGTACAGCCGCTTGTATTCGTCAAGAGCAGAACGGTCCGTCATCCCCGCGATATAGTCGCAGATCACCCTCTCCTTGCCATGTTCATCGAAACGCTGCTGCAGTTTCCGGGGCAGCAGCGTGGGATTTTCCTTATAGCTGGTAAATAGCAGCGTCACAAAGCGCTCGGCTTTGATGCGCATGCGCTCGACCTTGTAGTGCCGATACAGTTGGCGGTACAAAAAGGCTTTGAGCTGTTTGTTCTTTCGGGCGGTTTCCCCACTGAGCCTGACCAGATAATCCGGGTGAGAGCGCACCGCCTCCAGGTTATCGATGTGGTAGGCCTTCAAATTTTCAGTCGTTGTCTGCACCAGGTCATCAATGAGATGCCCGATTAAGTGGCTGATGGTCTGGTAGGCCTGTCGTTCACCGCGAAGATGGGGGTATTTACGGGATACCAGGGCGGACATGTCCTGCCAGATCTCGAGGGCAGCCAGTTCATCCAGGGTGATGTAGCCCGCCTTGAGGCCATCGTCAATGTCGTGATTGTTGTAGGCGATTTCATCGGCCAGATCGATGATCTGCGCCTCGAGAGTCGGCCGCTGGTGGGGCTCAAAGTCGTCGTCCTCGGGGTGCCCTGGGTGATCGTACTGGGACGAATGCTTGATGATGCCCTCGCGGGTTTCCCAGGCCAGGTTCAAACCATCGAAACCGGGATACCTTTCCTCCAGAAGTTCGACGATGCGCAGGGACTGTCGGTTGTGTTCAAAACCGCCATGGTCGGCCATCAACCGGTTCAACACCACTTCTCCCGTATGGCCAAACGGGGTATGACCGAGGTCGTGGGCTAAAGCCAGCGCCTCCACCAGATCTTCGTTCAGATGCAGGCGGCGGGCGATGCCCCGGCCGATCTGGGCCACCTCCAGCGAATGGGTCAACCGGGTCCGGTAGTAATCCCCCTCGTGATTGACGAAAACCTGAGTCTTGTATTCGAGGCGACGGAAGGCGGCGCAGTGGATGATCCGGTCGCGGTCGCGCTCGAAAACCGGCCTGGAATCCTTGTAAGGCTCTTCATGTTTGCGCCCGCGACTGGCTGCACTTCGGGCCGCATAGGGGGCAAGCAGGTTATCGTGATTCATCGGAAAATCCTCGTGGTATTTTCAAGACCATGTGACCCGTATTAAACTCTCCAGCCCAAGGCGTTGTCAAGTGAGAGGAATCATTAACCTTGACCTGGGTTCGGCCCCATGCTAGAAAATCGAACAGTGTTTTTGCCCCTTTAGGGAATTGTCTGATGGAAAGGCGAAGCGTTCAATGCGGGTAATTGGCGGGACAGCGAGAGGAAAAAAACTGGCCTCTTTCACCGGAGGGACCATCCGGCCGACGCCCGACCGTGTTCGTGAGGCTATTTTCAGCAGCCTGTTCAGCCGCCTGGGATCCTGGCAGGGACAGACCATTCTGGATCTTTTTGCCGGCAGCGGTGCCCTGGGGATCGAGGCCTTGAGTCGCGGGGCCGAACACGCCACTTTCGTCGATCAGGGAGCACAGTCGGCCAAGGTGGTCCAGAACAACCTGCGGGCTTGCGGATTCGAGTCCCGCGCTCGCCTGATCCACCTGGACGCATTCAAGGCCCTGGAATCCTTTGACAAGTCGGCTTCTTTCGATGTGATCTTTCTGGACCCTCCCTACGGGCAGGATCTGGTCAATCGCATCCTGGAGCGGCTCTCCGCATTGAACTGTTTATCTCCTCGGGGTATTATTTGCGCTGAGGCTGCCAAATCAGACGAAGTTGCAGAACATTTCGGCTCATTGACGAAGGTTCAGGAACGAACCTACGGGTCAACGTCCATTTACTTTTTTACCCACCAGCCTGAATAAGGTTTCATTGCCATGCCAAATCCCACTGCCATCTATCCGGGGTCCTTCGATCCGATCACCAATGGCCATCTGGACATCATCTCCCGCGGGTTACAGGTTTTCGACCGCCTCATTGTGGCCGTCGCCAGAAACTCGGAGAAAAACGCGCTATTTACCATCAATGAACGCATCGACATGATTCGGCAGACGGTAGGCGACAACCCAAGGTTGGAAATCGATACCTTCGAGGGATTACTGGTCGATTACGCCATCAACCGGGGTGCCAAAGTGATTCTGCGCGGCCTGCGAGCCGTCTCCGACTTCGAGTATGAGTTTCAGATTGCCCAGATGAATCACACCGTACAGAAAGAAGTTGAGACCCTTTTTATGATGACTTCGGTGCCCTATGGTTATCTGAGTTCATCCATTGTCAAGGAGGTCGCCTCGCTCAAAGGGCCGATCGACACCTTCGTGCCAACAGCGGTCAAGCAGGCGCTTGAAAAGAAATTCAGCAACAGGTAACGGGTGCGGACCCAGAAAGGGACAGGATGATCACCAAGGAAATGACCATTGGCCAAATACTGAGGGAACATCCTGAGACAATCGCAGTTTTCAAACGATTCGGACTGGACTGCCACACCTGCCAGATCGCATCGCTTGAATCGGTCGAATGCGGTGCCGAAGTCCATCAGGTCGACACGGACGCCCTGGTTAGTGAACTGAACAGCGCCATCAAAAAATAAGGTTTATCGCCCTTTTCCCTCCAGCAGATCGACGACCCGCGCCAGGGCATCGACCACCAGCTGTTCAATTTTGGCCCCTTTTTCCGCCGAAGCCTTGCTCGGATCTCCCCAGACGCCGCCAGGCCAGTATTTTTGCTTGTCCCGCACCAAAATGCCGGCGGGAAAGCTCGGGTACTCACACCTGCCCTCCCCTTTAACCAGGTGCGGATGCGCATGCAGCAGGCGCGAAGTCTCTATCTCGCCGGCGTGGGAATCATCCGGCGTCTCGATGATCGCCCGCCCTTCCCTGGCCGCCAGCATATACTCGGTCAGAACCGCTATCTCAAGATCGGCAAACCTCTCCAGCAGCTCTTCCCCGGCATCGATAAGGGCCGAGGTGTGCGTTCCGCCCGCATGTCCGGTCAGCAAGACGAAATAGCGCAATCCCTGCTTGTACAGGGAAATAACGATATCGATGGCCAAGGCTTTGAGGGTCGAAGTGCGGATGCTCACCGTGCCGGGATGGTTGGCCGTCGAACGGCAGACGCCGTAGTGGACAGGGGGCGCCACAAAAAGAGGTCGCCTTTGCGCCAGGCGGCAACAGACATCATATGCCTGCAGGGTATCGGTGGACAGGGGCAGATGGCTGCCATGTTCTTCCGTAGAGCCAAAAGGAATCAAAACCGTGCGCGTTTTTTGGAGACCTTCGGCGAACTCATCCATGGTCAACAGTTCGAGTATCATGGGTGTCCTTCCTGGATCAGAGCCGGAGAACTAGAGCACAGAGATAAAGCGGTGGGTTTGCGGGATAATGCGCACATCGCTATGGATGGCAGAGGCACGCGCCTGCATGTCGAGCAACATCCGGCCCGTCAAGGAAATTCGTCCCCCTTCTGTACGGGGCTGCAGAATCAGCGGCAAGTCGGGCGCGCACTCTTCGACCAGACGGGCCGCCTGCAGGATCTCCTCCGTGGGGGTCTCCTCTCCAACGACAGCCTTCACCTGGCCATTATGGTGGGCCATCAGGCTGAGGAAGTCCCGATGAAGGCTCCAGGGGGTGTCAGCGCCGGTCATGGAGGCCAGCTTGACATCCATGGAAACCCATTCAAGATACGGGAGCAACGGCTCAAGGTGGCCCGGTAGCGTGCCGTTCGTTTCGAGAAAAAGGGGGCAGATCTCCCGCAGGACCGGCAGCCATTGCCGCAGCACATCGGTGTGGAGCAGAGGCTCGCCTCCCGTGAGGCTGATAGAGTGGTGAACGCCTGGCAAAAGATGTACCCAGTTCGCCAGGATGCTGGACAGAACCTCCAGAGAAACGGGGTTGGCCAGACTGCGGAATATCCCGGACCCCGGCGCCTCTTCGGCCCGGCAGGAATCAGGTGAGGAGAAATCCGTATCGCAATAGGAGCAACTGAGATTGCAGCCGGGAAAACGGATAAAAATCTGGCGTTTGCCGACGAGAATCCCCTCGCCCTGAATCGAACTGAAAAGTTCGACCAGGGGGGTATCAGTCTTTGGAGTAAGTTGCGCAGGCATTATCGGATTCCCAGACGGTGACTTTGTCGATCTGGACGTTCTCGCTGTTTAGAACCTTACCTAACTCTTCAAACAGAAAGCGGGAGATATTCTCCGAAGAGGGGCTCAGGTCGATAAAGGGAGCCAGTTCGTTGAGATATTTGTGGTCGAGGGTACCCAAAACCTTCTTCGTTTCTTTTTTGAGAATTTTGAAGTCGATTCCCAGACCGGCTTTGTCCAGCTCTTTGGCTGCTACCGTCACTTCGACTTTCCAGTTGTGGCCGTGCAGGTTTTCACAGTCACCCTGGTAATGCATCAGATTATGGGCGGCGGAAAAGTGTGTATAAATGGTGAGCCGATACATATTTTCTCCTTTAAAAATCAATCTTTTTCGCTTGGAAATTCAAGCAGATTATCAGGTTCCATAAGCTTCTGCCCCGGCACCTTGTATTCCTCCTGGGCCCATCGCCCAAGGTCGATCAGCTGGCATTTTTGGGAACAGAACGGCCTGTAAGGGTTATCCTGCCATGGGGTCTCCTGTCGACAACGCGGGCAGCGGATGGTTCGGTGATCCGTCATGGGGGCTCCTCCAGTCAGTATATCGAAAATCGCACCAGGCAAAATGTAGCACAGAGGGAAAGTTGCCTCAACGGTACGGGGTAAAAACAGAAAAAAGCCCTGGATGCCGGAGCAGCCAGGGCCTCTTGGTTTGTATGGAGCGGGAAACGGGATTCGAACCCGCGACCTTCAGCTTGGGAAGCTGACACTCTACCACTGAGTTATTCCCGCATAGGGTTGGCATTCTATGAATGATCCGTCGGTTTGTCAATAATTTTTTCTACATATAATTTCAAATAGTTATGCGCCTCAGAGAGGTTTCGCACCCGACCTTCCACCTCCTCGTTTCTAAGCGCGGACAACACCTGTCCGACAAGAACCCCTTCGGCAAGCCCCAGAGTGGAGCGCAGGGTGGAACCATCCACCAGGTCGGGCACGCGACCGTTGTATGCGTGTGTGTTGTAGGCGGTCATAGCCACACGCGCCCTATGGCGAAATTCGCCTGAGGGCTCCTCCAGGGAGGCCAGGTACAGGAGGCTTACCAGAGGGGCCGGTCCCAATTGATCCACCCATAGAGCGTAGCCTCTGTCCGAGGTTTCGAGATGAAGGAGTTTTTGGCCGTCCGCAGGCGTCAGGAAAACCAGATTTTTCAGAATCGATTCAACCCGCCGGCTGAATCGCATCTTGCGCAGTAAATCACAATGCCTTGCCAGCAGACCGCTGCCGGAGAGAAAAGCGGCCAGACGGACAATGGCGGACATGGAAAAGCCATCAAAGGTGGATTCAGCGGGCACACTCAACCCATCCTTGGCCAGGAGCTTCAGCTGCCGGGAGACGAGCTGGACCCGCTCGATGCCGGCGGCGACGGCCTGGGGACTGCTCCCTTCGCCAAACAGGATTGGGAAAAGACCGAGAACCTCCATCTGGGGCAACGAACGGGTGCCGTCGTCGGCATGGAATATTTGAATCAGTTCGCTCCCTACCCTTTCCGGCGCGACCTGAGCCAGGCCAGAGACCGAATCTTTCATCCGTTTGAAGGTCTCGGGCTCCAGATCAAAATTTAAAACGCGGGCCAGTCGTACTCCCCGCAATATGCGCAGGGGATCATCCGCAAAGCCACAGGGGGAGCAGTCCGAAAGAATGGACCGTTTCAAGTCCCCCTGCCCACCAAGGGGATCGATCAGGTGAGGCGATGGACTCAAACCAGCCAGGTCAAGGGCGATTGCATTGACGGTGAAATCTCTTCGCAATAAATCTCCATGGAGACTTGAAGCCCTGAAAGGCGCAAAGTCATAGGTATAAGGGAATCCATCTGCTTTACATACAACGCGACTCTGTCGCCGTTTTTCGTCAAGCAGAAACCAGTGACCGTCAATCTGCCTGGCAAAAGTTCTGGCGAGATCGGTAGGATCGAAGGAGGTCGCAAAATCAAAATCGGTGATGGCGCGGCCCAGCAGGAAATCGCGCAGAGCGCCACCGACCAGATGACAGGATTGTCCAAGCTGGAGACAGGACAAAAGCTGAGGCAGGATGCGCGCTTTATAGAACTGAGGCCTGAGATCGTTCATGGTGTATAAGAAAAAGGGCCCGCCAAGGCGGGCCCTTCCCAGGGATGGTTCTTCAGCTTGCTCAGGCCAGATCGAGAACGGCCTGATGGATAAGATCAAAGAGTTCCTGAATGTTTTCTTCGGCGATGCAGGAAAAGGCGATACGCAGGTCGGTTTTGCCGATGGAGATTGTCCCTACCCCGTATTTGTCCAGCAGGTGTACCCGCAGCTTTTCGGCATCAACCGTTTTAAGCTTCAGGCACATGAAATAGCCGGAGTTGAAGGGATAGTAGTCCCATTCCTGGTCGTATTTGCCACTGTCGAGCACTTCCTTGGTTTTAAGGGCGCGCCCTTTCATGACCTGGAATTTCTCTTCCTTCTGGGCGAGAAACTGGGGGGAGCGAAGCGCCTCGATAACAAAGGTCTGGGAAGGATGTGGGCAGTTGGATATCTTGGCGCGGATGATGCCCATGGTCTTCTTTTCCAGAGCGGTGATGACCTGGGCATTATCGTAGCTGTTGCCGTCGGCAAAAGTGATGAAACCGGTCCGGAAGCCCCAGACAAATTCTTCTTTGGTGGCTCCGTCAAGTTTGATGGCCAGGATACGTGGGTGCAGATTGGCCAACTTGCCAAACAGGGACTCTTTGAGGGAGTCTTCGTAGAAAAGACCGAAGTAGGCGTCATCGGTGACGACCACAACGTTGCAGCCTTCCTCGGCGACTTCCTTGATGACAGCGACAATGGCGTCGCCCTCAGCGACCGTGGGGGTGTAGCCACTGGGGTTGTTGGGGAAGTTCAGGATCACGACAGCCTTCCCTTTTTCGGCGGCGCTGTTTTTGAGGACGGCCTTGAAGGCATCGACATCGTAGCCGCCGCTTGGGGTAAAGGTCGGGAACTTCTTGACAATCCCGCCGTTGCAGGTACCGAAGGTCAGATTGTAGTTACCCCACAGCATGTCAGGCAGCACCACATGGTCGCCGGCGCCGACAAACATGTCTCCGACAATGGAAAGACCATGCGTCAGCGCGTTGGTGACGATGGGGTTGCTGATGTGCTTGCCGGCCATGCTCGGGTTCTCCCGCAGCATCTTCTCTTTCCAGAGGGCGCGCAGTTCCGGCTTGCCAGCGGGCGGCGCATAGGGGTAGATATCCTTGGGGTCGAAGGCCGAGAGCTTGTCCTGGATGCATTGCAGGAACATAGGGCCGCCCTTTTCGGTGGCAATCCCGATGGTGGCGTTATATTTGTGAGCCTTGTCCTTGGCTTCAGCGGACTGGGTCAAAATGCCCTTGGGGAAGAAGAGATTTTTTCCCAGATCGGAAAGCATTTCCAGAACATGGGCGTTGTGTTGGGCGAGCAGATCATTCAGTTCAGCAGCCAATGGATTCATGATGTCCTCCGCAAAGGGTAAAGAAGGTTCGCCTGATATGGCGCATGTAAGAACAGCTGGTTATTTAAGCAACTTAATCATACGTTTGTCAATGATATTTCCAGATCTTCCCTTTTCGCGGGGATGCCTGTCGGCCATTGAAGAAAAGGCGTCTCCGTGCTAGCTTCTACGGAATATTTCTCCAAGGGGAACCTATGCTCTTCGTCAACATCATTCTTCCCGTCTTTATCCTGATTTTCTGCGGCTACCTGGCCGAGAAAAAGATCGGCCTCGATTTTCGCACACTCACCAACTGCTCCCTTTACCTCTTTACGCCCGCCCTCGTCTTCTCATCCCTCATTCGTCAGACGCTGGAGCTGTCGCTGACCCTGAATATCTTTTTTTTCATGGTTCTCTACACCCTCTCTCTCTATCTGCTGGTGCGCCTGATTGCGGCGGGAACCGCTATGAGTCGAGAAAACAGCGGCGCCCTGGTGCTGACCACGGTCGTCATGAATGTAGGAAACTTCGGGCTACCCCTGGCTTATTTCGCTTTTGGAGAACAGGGACTCCATGTCTCCGTACTGACGTTTGTTTTGTTCAATATCCCTTTGTCCACCCTGGCCATTGTGGTCGCGCAGGGAGGAGAAGTTCCCCTAGGCAAAGCGCTGATCAATACCTTCAAGATCCCCATTTTCCATGCCGTGGCCTTGGCCTTTCTTCTGAAAGCCGTCGACCTTTCGGTCCCCTTCTTCGTTCTGCGCGCCGTAGAGCTTCTCGGGGACGCGGCCATCCCGCTGATGCTTGTGCTTTTAGGCATGCAGTTGGCGAGAACCAGACTGGAATCCCAGTGGGGTTTTCTGTCCCTGGCTACCATCATCCGTCTGGCGATAGCCCCTCTGATCGCCTGGGCGATCACCGTGCTGCTCGCTATAGACGGCACGAGCCGAAATGTGATCATCCTGCAGACCAGCACACCGTCTGCCGTCCTGCCCTTGTTGTATGCTCTTCGCTTCGGCATGCGGCCCGATTTGGTTGCCGGCACGATCTTTGTCACCACCCTGCTAAGCGCCGGGAGTCTGACTATTATTCTCTATCTGCTGCAAGGCTAGGGAAAGGAAAGACTTAAAAAGATCAACGGATGACGCGTGTGGCGAGGGTTAGGGCCTGGAAAGGGATTTTAAGGCCCAGTTCGCGGGCGGTATGCAGATTAATGACCAGGGAGACATTGCGAGGAGTGCGGACCGGGAGTTCACCCGGCTTTTTACCTGACAGTATTTCCGCCACATAGCCGGCAATGCGGCTGCCCTGTTCGGCAGGATCGGCTTCAAGGGTCATCAAGGCACCCATTTCACAAAAGCCATGAATCTGCGAAATGACGGGGATCTTGTTTTTTTTGGAAAAATCCATGATTTTTGTGGCGGACATCTCGAGAACAGCGCTTTCCGCCACAAAAAGAGAATCAATGTGGGGAGACAGAGTCTGGAGTTCCTTCCAGAGATCACCCGGTCCATTGACTTCCGCTGGCAGCACCGTAATCCCCTTTTTCTCAGCAATCTCCACCAGTTTATTTTTCTGGTAAATGGACGCCTGGTCTTCAGGAGAAAAAAGAACCCCGATTTTGCGCACGTCCTTGGATAGATAATAGGCGTGCAGCAGGGTTTCAAGGGGCGTTTGTCCCGCCATTCCCGTAAGATTTCCTCCCGGTTTGGCGATGTCCGCAACAATCCCCAGAGCCACAGGCTCATAGACATCAGCAAAAACAATCGGAATGTTCCTTCCTTCATTTTTGCCGGCCAAGGTGGCAGGAGCGCCATAGGTCACGATGATGTCGGCCCCGATGCCAACGGCCTTGCGGATACTGTTTATCCAGGACATGACATCTGGATTGGGGCGCTGAACGTAAACCGTCACCTCGCCCCTCGCCTCCGTGAGTTCTTCCAACTTATGAACAAAGGCCTCGTGCGCAAGCTGATACCTGGGAAGATCGCCGGTGATCACCACAGCCACCAGCCCGTCCTTTTTGCACCAGCCGACAACGGGCATCAGGACCAGCAGACAGGCCACCACCAGGGGAATCAGAAAGCGAGGATGTCGGAACAAACGGATCAAATGAACACCATTGCACATCATGGGTAGAAAATCGCTTACCAGGTCCTCGACAGGGAAAGCAGATAGCTCTGCACAGTGCCGTCAAGGACCGCGCCCTCCAGGTCTTCGTAGCGATCCCAGGTATAGCGGGCGGAGCATTTCCACTCATCCTTGAATTGCCAGTCCACACCCACCTTGTACGCCGTCTGCAGAATTTGCAGCTCACTCAGTTGCCGCAAAGCTGAAGAATCGACCGCCGTGCTGCCAATACCGTAGTATTCGAGGGGCTGAAAGGCAAAACTGGGGTCAAAGCGGCTGGCGGATCGAGTCAGACGGGCTTCCCCGAGGAAGGACACCTGCTTGCTGAGGTGCCAGACAGAAGAGAGTTCCGCAGTATGAACGGTTTGCTCGAATTCGGCATTTTCATCCAGAATGACATAATCGGGATAATGGTCATTGCCGAAAAGAACGCCCTGTTCTGTCCTGCTGTGAAGATAGCCGTAACGGATATTGACCTGCAGACTCTTGTGGGGAATAAGCCAGGCACCGGCCGTTGCGTTTTCCGAATCAAGCTGGCGCCTCAGGCGATAGCGGTTGAGGGTGGCCGAATCGTGAAAAAGGCTGCGTTCATTGCGGTTGTTTTCTTCCCGAATAACCTGAATATTGGCCGTCATGCCAGCCCGGTCGGACAGGGTCAGAGTGGCCCCGGCAAATCCCTGGTGCCCCCTTTTCAAGGAGGTGCTGTAAGACGGATCATCCGAAGTGAGATATTTGTAGGAAAGATTGAGCCTGAGTTTTTGGGTGCCAAGAGGACGGGCGATGAGGCTGAACTTATAGGAGGATTTGTTCTCCTGGGCGGGAAGATGCCAAAACAAGTCATTGGGATCATCCTGAATCGGTCCGGTCGAGGTGCGTTCAATTTCTTCCCGTTGCCAATCTCCTTGCAGCGTCAGGCGATAATGCGGGCGATAGGAAAGCCGTGACCCATAGTGCGTGCGCTTGACATCCATGCTGTCGCGAACAGAAACTGGTCCAGCCGGCAGCCCGCTTACCGCGACCTGGTCCGGATTCCGGGTGTCCATGTCGAGCAGGCGATAGCGCAGAGCCAAGGTCCATTGGCTGGAAGGGGTCAATGTAAAATCCCCGGCGGCTTTCCAATAATCGCTCTTGGACGTGACGGGAGAAACATCGCTTAGTTTGGAGGAGCTCTCCATTTCCCCCACACTGAGCATGGCACCGGCTGTCAAACCACCGGTAAGGGAAGTGTGGAGGCCTAAAGAATGGGCGATGTGACGGGATTCGGGGACAGCATCGTGCTCGTACTCGCCCGCATGACGGTAGAGAGTGTCAGGCTCGGTTGAGATGTCGACCAGCTCACCGAAAGGATCCAGGGGGGTGCGGGTTTTATCGCGGAACTCGCGGTAAAAACTCGAATAGCTTATATCGACCAGTCCCAGATGCGCATCAAACCCGCCCCGGATTTCTTCGGTGACCTGATTGACCGTTTCGGTTCGCGACTGCAGATGGCAGGACGTGCAATCGGCGGTTTGGGCGCCGCCTTCATCGACAAAACATCCCTGCCGGGTTCCCTGTCGCTGCAGACGCCAGTAGGCGAGATTGAAGTGGGCCGGGAACTCAGGAAGCCTTGCTCGCAAACTCACTTCGTCTTTCTTGACTTCAATGGCGTACTCTTCCCGGGGGTTCTGGTCGGTAAAGGTGACCAGGGGAGCCGTCAGGGTAGCGTCAATGCCGGGGAAATGTTCCAACTGATGGTTAAAGGTTTCACTGGTGGCGTGCAGACGGAAGAGGCCACGATAGTCGAAGTCTATGGCGGCGTTGTAGTCCGTTTGGTCAAAGTAGTCCGCTTCAAAGCGAAAGCGCTGGGTCGTTTTCAGATCCTTGATGACTATGCCGGCGACCGTCCCAGAATCGAGAAAACTGTATTCTCCGGCTCTCTGTGTGTTTTCCTGGGAGTCGACCACGCGATATCCCAAGGAGAAAGAACTCTCCAGAATCCGCGGATCCAGATCCTCGCAATCCATCGCGGAGAAAACAGGGAAAAACATTCCCGTCAGCGCGAGGACACATATTTGCCATAGAACATGGATTCTAGGTTTAATCACCGAAATCCCCCTCCTAGTATCGCTAACAGCACTGGAAACAGATCAACGCGCAATGAAAGTCCCCCTGCCTTTGGCCGATGGAACATCTGTTCCGTGAATGGACGAGTGGCAGCTGGTGCAACGAGAATAAAAGGCCCCTTTCAACCCATCAGTAGCCAGCGAAGGATGAGAGTAGTCTTGATGACCGGCATGGCACTGGAGGCAGAGAAAAGGTTCGGATGTTCTCAGCAGGCTGTTGTTGGTCGAGCCGTGGTGGGAATGGCAGGTAAGGCAATTTTCAGCAAGATCAGCGTGCTCGTAGACAAAGGGACCCTGCTTGTCCATGTGGCAGCGGGTACACAGTTCTTTAACGGTGATTCCCTTGAGGTCATGTTTTTGAGCGGAACCGTGGGGTTCGTGGCAATCGACACAGGCCATTTTGCGTTCGCGTACAGGGTGACGGGAAAACTGGGCAAACTCC from Desulfuromonas sp. KJ2020 encodes the following:
- a CDS encoding DNA gyrase inhibitor YacG, which gives rise to MTDHRTIRCPRCRQETPWQDNPYRPFCSQKCQLIDLGRWAQEEYKVPGQKLMEPDNLLEFPSEKD
- a CDS encoding aminotransferase class I/II-fold pyridoxal phosphate-dependent enzyme — protein: MNPLAAELNDLLAQHNAHVLEMLSDLGKNLFFPKGILTQSAEAKDKAHKYNATIGIATEKGGPMFLQCIQDKLSAFDPKDIYPYAPPAGKPELRALWKEKMLRENPSMAGKHISNPIVTNALTHGLSIVGDMFVGAGDHVVLPDMLWGNYNLTFGTCNGGIVKKFPTFTPSGGYDVDAFKAVLKNSAAEKGKAVVILNFPNNPSGYTPTVAEGDAIVAVIKEVAEEGCNVVVVTDDAYFGLFYEDSLKESLFGKLANLHPRILAIKLDGATKEEFVWGFRTGFITFADGNSYDNAQVITALEKKTMGIIRAKISNCPHPSQTFVIEALRSPQFLAQKEEKFQVMKGRALKTKEVLDSGKYDQEWDYYPFNSGYFMCLKLKTVDAEKLRVHLLDKYGVGTISIGKTDLRIAFSCIAEENIQELFDLIHQAVLDLA
- the yhbY gene encoding ribosome assembly RNA-binding protein YhbY; the protein is MESLKGKQVRYLRSLGHHLNPVVMVGKSEISETLLSSVDQALSTHELIKVKIQEGCDLTRQEVAEILSSRCGAAVVQILGKTILLYRRSDEPKIDLP
- the rsmD gene encoding 16S rRNA (guanine(966)-N(2))-methyltransferase RsmD, whose translation is MRVIGGTARGKKLASFTGGTIRPTPDRVREAIFSSLFSRLGSWQGQTILDLFAGSGALGIEALSRGAEHATFVDQGAQSAKVVQNNLRACGFESRARLIHLDAFKALESFDKSASFDVIFLDPPYGQDLVNRILERLSALNCLSPRGIICAEAAKSDEVAEHFGSLTKVQERTYGSTSIYFFTHQPE
- a CDS encoding 7-carboxy-7-deazaguanine synthase QueE; its protein translation is MPAQLTPKTDTPLVELFSSIQGEGILVGKRQIFIRFPGCNLSCSYCDTDFSSPDSCRAEEAPGSGIFRSLANPVSLEVLSSILANWVHLLPGVHHSISLTGGEPLLHTDVLRQWLPVLREICPLFLETNGTLPGHLEPLLPYLEWVSMDVKLASMTGADTPWSLHRDFLSLMAHHNGQVKAVVGEETPTEEILQAARLVEECAPDLPLILQPRTEGGRISLTGRMLLDMQARASAIHSDVRIIPQTHRFISVL
- the coaD gene encoding pantetheine-phosphate adenylyltransferase encodes the protein MPNPTAIYPGSFDPITNGHLDIISRGLQVFDRLIVAVARNSEKNALFTINERIDMIRQTVGDNPRLEIDTFEGLLVDYAINRGAKVILRGLRAVSDFEYEFQIAQMNHTVQKEVETLFMMTSVPYGYLSSSIVKEVASLKGPIDTFVPTAVKQALEKKFSNR
- a CDS encoding creatininase family protein, with protein sequence MILELLTMDEFAEGLQKTRTVLIPFGSTEEHGSHLPLSTDTLQAYDVCCRLAQRRPLFVAPPVHYGVCRSTANHPGTVSIRTSTLKALAIDIVISLYKQGLRYFVLLTGHAGGTHTSALIDAGEELLERFADLEIAVLTEYMLAAREGRAIIETPDDSHAGEIETSRLLHAHPHLVKGEGRCEYPSFPAGILVRDKQKYWPGGVWGDPSKASAEKGAKIEQLVVDALARVVDLLEGKGR
- the queD gene encoding 6-carboxytetrahydropterin synthase QueD, producing the protein MYRLTIYTHFSAAHNLMHYQGDCENLHGHNWKVEVTVAAKELDKAGLGIDFKILKKETKKVLGTLDHKYLNELAPFIDLSPSSENISRFLFEELGKVLNSENVQIDKVTVWESDNACATYSKD
- a CDS encoding DUF1858 domain-containing protein; this translates as MITKEMTIGQILREHPETIAVFKRFGLDCHTCQIASLESVECGAEVHQVDTDALVSELNSAIKK
- a CDS encoding AEC family transporter produces the protein MLFVNIILPVFILIFCGYLAEKKIGLDFRTLTNCSLYLFTPALVFSSLIRQTLELSLTLNIFFFMVLYTLSLYLLVRLIAAGTAMSRENSGALVLTTVVMNVGNFGLPLAYFAFGEQGLHVSVLTFVLFNIPLSTLAIVVAQGGEVPLGKALINTFKIPIFHAVALAFLLKAVDLSVPFFVLRAVELLGDAAIPLMLVLLGMQLARTRLESQWGFLSLATIIRLAIAPLIAWAITVLLAIDGTSRNVIILQTSTPSAVLPLLYALRFGMRPDLVAGTIFVTTLLSAGSLTIILYLLQG
- a CDS encoding deoxyguanosinetriphosphate triphosphohydrolase, which codes for MNHDNLLAPYAARSAASRGRKHEEPYKDSRPVFERDRDRIIHCAAFRRLEYKTQVFVNHEGDYYRTRLTHSLEVAQIGRGIARRLHLNEDLVEALALAHDLGHTPFGHTGEVVLNRLMADHGGFEHNRQSLRIVELLEERYPGFDGLNLAWETREGIIKHSSQYDHPGHPEDDDFEPHQRPTLEAQIIDLADEIAYNNHDIDDGLKAGYITLDELAALEIWQDMSALVSRKYPHLRGERQAYQTISHLIGHLIDDLVQTTTENLKAYHIDNLEAVRSHPDYLVRLSGETARKNKQLKAFLYRQLYRHYKVERMRIKAERFVTLLFTSYKENPTLLPRKLQQRFDEHGKERVICDYIAGMTDRSALDEYKRLYEPYERV